One Gossypium hirsutum isolate 1008001.06 chromosome A08, Gossypium_hirsutum_v2.1, whole genome shotgun sequence genomic window, CCTTTCTATTGGATGCGTGTTATCCTTGCATCAAACCGTGGAACTATTATGGAACTTGGTATTACCCCCATTGTGACATCTGGATTGGTGATGCAACTCTTGGCTGGTTCAAAAATCATCGAGGTGGACAACAGTGTTCGTGAGGATCGAGCACTCCTATTGGCAAAAGTAgaattcggatttggatcggggggaaaatcaaaatggtcgactagtcgtctcgttccgattatcgtcttccggggtaagtccttaagtaattatatttgatttgctgcgcgcttaagattatataatatgataagtaattatttgatgtttataagttcgatttgcaataagtatattgaatttcggctataaagccgaatatgaaatggatgatttatgtatataatgtggccgaatgactattaagtgatgatgtgaaagtgtgtaatatgtgtatacaattttattgtacttgtttgtatatagtcgaatggttattaaaagtgaaactagtataatgaaaagattatgtgttccttgtgtatgattattgaaccgaaagttaaaaggtaggtgtacattttgtgcttatattcgaatgaagcaattaaattgctaatgtgaaatgttatgtgaaatgtgttaacatgtgaacaaatatgcaagacactggaaatgtatccgggctaaagtcctgcaggcttcgtgctggaaatatatccgggccaaagtcccgcaggcttcgtgctagaaATGTATCCGtgccaaagtcccgcaggcttcgtgctggaaatgtatccgggccaaagtcccgcaggcttcgtgctggaaatgtatctgggccaaagtcccgcaggcttcgtgctggaaatgtatccgggctaaagtcccgcaggcttcgtgctggaaatgtatccgggccaaagtcccgcaggcttcgtgcggGAAATGTATCCaggttaaagtcccgcaggctttgtactggtaatataatttcgggttttatacctagtaggccaagtgccgatgaatttgataaaagtatacaattacaagatcctacactaagttgacaaattgaaagtgcattacatattaagttggccaggtatgtgtcATGTACgcgtatgcgattttgatttgaattaaattataaatatataaagtgatgcatctgtgaataagtgttatgactataaatgtgattgtgatatattcggtaaatgtgtgaagttatgtgaagtgattctatgtttacattcaaatataaacacttggtccttgtggaaaggtttgtggaagtatatgattttatttttaggtgattacgatcttggaaaattaaatgtgaatatgatattgtatttcattcgtttcaattgaactaaagctgatagtgaagcattttaatgcctatgttatatgagttcgatcttgaatgacatgatatacatgtttacataatttgaatgcaaggaatgtgtgaaagagcaaatttgtaataaatctgcttgggacagcaactgtagcgtgattttggaaaatcaccataaattgtataaattgaattagaagctgaataaattatgaaattaaagcttaatgagtctagtttcttataaaagaaaccgtgtaagcaaaagaattttacaTAATGAGATATTTGAGGTGGAGTGAGATacagtcaaaatgactttgaaatcccctattctgtctttagaaaatcattgtaaattttacaatgatgattataagataaaatttatattcttagactccttaatgagtctagtttcaaatgaagtaaACGATAACATATATCGAATtttgtataatgagaaaatttatttgtagtgaagagtggttagaatagtcaaacagtaaaacaggggaaacttcaataaaaatatggtattgattgatcaaaccaaaaattttgaaaattttatggatggaagatatataagtctattttcaggaaaaattaacggcagtttatttggagtttcttatctccagttataaataatttagtgactgttgctcaagaaaatagcttgtagtgaatttgtgattttgttgcaaacatggttaaaactagttaatgagatacttttcgagttcttatgatcttatttgtgatttcaatattttgttttaattgagttcagattcaagtgaggtgaatttgctaaatatgcattatgttcatggatacttggccgaaatggcaattacctaggaatgatttcttaaaaatttgaaataatcgatctataagtaaattaattgtttgcattgcttaaaacttactaagcattgaagcttactccgtgttctctttttcatccttataggtttatcctttagttcgagttggaagagccggagatatcatcacactatcgagtcattatgtgagttaaGAAGATGGTATGTCATCATGATTTAAGGCATgcataggatagactataggtagaatgatattttgactttgtatacattatagccatgcgaagatggctcgcttattttgtttagagaagccttataatcgaactaatgtgttgaaatgttttagttataacttgatagaagttttgttcagtcaagtaatacctcataaccttattccggcaacggatatgggttaggagcGTTACAGAAAGCTTAGCAAGCGTGAATTTTGGTTACCAAAAGTTGTGTTTTTAGGACATGTTATCTTGGCAAATGGTGTTAGAGTTGACTCAAAAAAGATTGAAGCTATTGTTCAATGGAAAGCACCAAGAAATGTGTCAGAGATTCGCAATTTTCTTGGTTTAACCGGTTACTACAGAAgattcgtaaatggattttccaAGATAGCTTTACTGATGACAAAGCAGTTGCATAAAAATGTTCAATTCATTTGGAGTAATGAATGCCAagagagtttcgagaaattaaaacaGATGTTGACTGAGGTGTCGGTTTTAACTTTACTTGAATCAGGAAAAGATTTTGTGATCTACAATGATGCTCATTGAGTGGCCTGAGTTGTGTCCTGATGCAAGACAGAAAAGTGATCGCATATGGGTCTCGTCAACTAAAAATACATGAATATAACTATCCAATGCATGACTTAGAGTTAGCTGCTATGGTCTTTGCTCTAGAGGTTTGGAGACACTATCTGTACGGTGAAAGGTGTTACATCTATACCGACCACAAGAGTCTAAAATACCTCCTATCacaaaagaagttgaatttgagacaacaatGTTGGGTCGAGCTTCTAAAAGATTACgattgtgttattgattatcatcttgGTAAAGTTAACATCGTAGTTGATGCGTTGAGTAGGAAAACATCCATTGAGTTTCAAGCGATGTTTGCTTAACTTAGTATCAATGATAATGGGAGCTTGTTGGCCGAGTTGAAGGTCAAGTCGGTGTTGTTTGATCAAATTAAATTGACATAGTTAGATGCTGTCAAGTTAGTGAAGGAAAGAGACATGGTTCAAAATGGCACACTAGAAAGTTTCGGTATTGATGATtgtgattgtttgagatttcaaaATAGAATCTGTGTTCCAAATGTTGCAAACGTAAAAGAGTTGATACTTCAAAAAGCTCATAATAGTCCTTTTGCTTTGCATCCTAGAGGAACGAAAATGTATCGCGACTTGCGAGAagtgtattggtggccaggaatgaaaagagatgtagTTGAGTTCATAGCTAAATGCTTAACTTGTCAACGAGTTAAGGCAGAACATCATGTTCCCACATtattacttcagcctatttctattcctgagtggaaatgagaaCGCATTACAATGGATATTGTAATGGAATTACCATTATCTCAAAGTAAGAAAAATGCTGTGTGGGTGATTGTTGATTGACttacgaaatcagctcattttattgcAGTCAAGACTAATTGGTCACTGCAAACACTTGCTAAAGTTTACATTcaagaaattgtgagattgcacagtGTTCCTATGTTGATTATCTCCAATCGAGATCCGCATTtcactttgagattttggaaaCAATTGCATGAATCTCTTGCTATGTGACTCAATTTCAGTATAGCCTTTCATTTGCAAACAGACGAACAATCTGAACATGTTatttagattttggaagatatgcttcgcacTTGTTTGAATCAGGTTAGAAATGTTATTTATCTTTGGCTGAATTCgtatacaacaatagtttccaatcgagtattcaaatggtcacgtatgaagccttatatgaTCGTAGGTGTTGAACACCTGTTTGTTGGATGGAATTATGTGAAAGAAAAGTTGTTGGGCCAAAATTGTTTCAAGAAACATAAAATATTGTTAAGATGATTCGAGATAGATTGAAAATAGCTTTTGATAGATAGAAATAATATGCAAATTTGAACCATAGAGATATTGAGTTTGTTGTTAGTGACAATGTGTTTATAAAAGTGTCACCCTGAAAAAAAGTTCTacgatttggcagaaaaggaaagctgagtccttgttttattggaccgtatgaaatcactGAAAAAGTGGGACCAGTTGCATAGCAGTTAGCTTTGCCTGCGAATTTATAGAAAATGCATGACATTTTTCACATCTCAATGATTAgaagatatcgatcagatccgTCTAACGTTAATTTGATGGAAGACATTTAGATTCAACCTAAAttgtcttatgaagaagaaccaatcgAGATTTTGGCTCGCGAGGTAAAAGAGTTATGTAACAAGTGTGCTCCATTAGTAAAAGTTCTATGGCAGAGCCATAGTATTGAGGACGAGACTTGCGAACTCGAAGAGATGATGAGATCTCAATATCCCCACctcaattttggaaaattttggggATAAAACCTAATTaatgggggagaattgtaacgaccTTATAGTCAAGGGTGTCGAAAAACATATTTCTGGGACTCCATTTTTTTAAATCGGACCCGtaaatatttgtattaaatatttatgaggctagcttagtagctaattaatttttggaatagtgaattttgtgaaattaggagttattaaggtacagggactaaatcgtgtaagggttaaaagtttgaattatagcttaaaataaattaaaaagactaAAGAAGAAATTATGCCCTTATTTCATTTAAATTGGACGGTTATAATGGACatttatgacatgtatatatattatatattatgttaatataatatgtatatatgttataagaaataaattgtataaaatgaatgtgttttatataataagatataagtaataataatactaatagtgCATTAAAACaaccaatttttttcttctttcattacTATTACACTATTACATgctaagaaaacaaaaagaaatgaaagaaagaaagaaatagcaaGGACGAATGACCTAAGGGGGTCTGAGGTTCAAGCTCAAATTGGTTAGTGTAGTTTAGTTCCTATACTtgtaatttctacattttttggaatcccgataccTAGAGCTACCcgacccatatgttaatttttagtattgttcaagattttaggtgttgacattgttgaatagtttaagtattagggactaaatagatatatttttaagatagaaatggaaaaaatgagtaaattgtggatttaattgttgattttgaacaatagggactaaattgtgaaaattttaaaattagtataaaaatatgaagttaattGTGAAAGTTAAAATTAGTCTtggtttaaggactaaagtgaagaataaacaaaatatagtgtgaaaattaaaattaacgtgaagttgaaatgtgtaatattaatgtgatttaattgttttattctgtagctaacgtcgtaccgaaatcctcgagtaaaaaggggaaggataaaattgACGTCAATTAGCTCAGAAATcacagtttgtgtttctataatcataattaaatagtagattattgcatatataattgtttgaatatggtaagcatttgaggtgagtactttGGTACTTTGGGATTGAATTAAAtcaataattgaaatgaaatggattgattttgtatattatgaaatttattgattatgaatatatgtgtattgagaaaatgtgattattatcaaattgaatatatgcttatatgtgatgatatacattcatgaaattgagacattggttgtattgaaaagtgaaatgaatccCTATTAATTGTATCGAGCTGAGTCGAATATAGATGGTATGCCAAAGGATAAGAAgagttcatgtaacacccctcaccgtattcaatgccggaatagggttatggagcattatcgaACATATTCtacaattacacatacattttctcatacattttcaaatttcatataatcatcaatcaaCAATATTCATATCGtctctaatacgagcctacgaggcccaaaacatatattcgaggtagtttgggactaaatcgataacctTGAAAACTTTTAgagaacttagaaaatttttccaaaaataggggacacatgcccgtgtggctcgcctgtgtgtctcacacagccaaagACACACATGTGTCACcagtcgtgtggacattcgaaataggaccacatggtcgtgtcctagcTCATGTCcaaccctgtgtaactctttgacttgggtcacacagccaacacacatgcccatgtggctagcccgtgtgccctagaaatggccacacacgcctgtgtaccaagccgtgtgctagaccgtgccaaacctatagggtatattgacttatgccacacagccaagtcacacgcccgtgtgtgaggctgtgtggagcatactgacttgatttcaatttcaaaaccagGGGACACACCGCCGTGCAACTTGACCGTGTGTCAgaaacggctgagacacacgcccgtgtctctgcctgtgtggaaaaaaataggctatttaccaagccattttgccacccaagcTTACACaaacctacaccaaaccaaattGCACAATTCATAGCATAAATAGGCATACAAACAAACCAAATCAAGCCTAAATTATACCAACTCAATTCCATTATCCACAATATACACAAGCCACAAAATGGGTCATTAcattataccaaattcacatatgcAATTCAGCTAAGtaatcattttcaaacatatatcatTATGCCCAAATTCACAAGCATATATCTTCTCTAATTTGAACCATTTGACAACCACAAAACTTACTATCAATAAGCATCACAAAttcaaccaaattaagccaactctctTGGCTATATATACAACCAAACCATAGAAATTTACAAGCCAATTGAAAAGGctaaattcatcatcaatttatataccaaaatgaccaaagttcctatacatgccatatattccaAAGCtatagattcaaaagtaccagaacgatagtttgatagtgtggtgaagTCTCTAACGATCCCTgaattcgagctagctttgaaatcactataaaacacagcaaaacaaacagagtaagctttatagcttagtaagttcac contains:
- the LOC121204537 gene encoding protein transport protein Sec61 subunit alpha-like → MGGGFRVLHLVRPFLSFLPEVQSADRKIPFREKVICTVVSLFIFLVCSQLPLYGIHSTTGADPFYWMRVILASNRGTIMELGITPIVTSGLVMQLLAGSKIIEVDNSVREDRALLLAKVEFGFGSGGKSKWSTSRLVPIIVFRGLSFSSSWKSRRYHHTIESLCELRRWYVIMI